The Planctomycetota bacterium region CGCCGCAGCCCAGTCGTGCTGGTTGGCCGTCGCGTAAGCCGCGTCGCTCATGCGTCGCCACGCGTCGGCGGGTTGGGTCACGACCTCCAGTGCCGCCTCGGCCATCGCGGCCGGGTCTTCCATCGCGACAAGCCGCCCATTGTCGGACGTCACCAGGTCCGGCGCGGCTCCGGCGGGCGTGCCGACGACCGGCGCCCGGCACGCCATCGCCTCCAGAATCGGCAGGCCGAACCCCTCGCAGCGGCTGGCGAAGAGCCACGCGTCGCAAGAGCGATAGATCTCCGCGATCGTCTCCTGTGCCGGCCTGCGCTGGTAGGACGCCCAGTCTGGCGTGTGGCCTTCCTCGCGATCGTGCACGCCGAACGTGACGACCTTGAGATCCGGCAGCGCCTTGCGCATCTGCGTTACGGCCTGGGCGGCGATGTCGGCACCTTTGAACGCGACGCGACTGTCCATGAAGCCCACGGTCGGCGGCTGGCCCAAGTCGCGCTGCGGGGCGTCGAACAGCTCACGCGAGACGGCGTTGGAGACGACCGTCGACTCGCTGCCGTATTCGTCGCGGCCGAC contains the following coding sequences:
- a CDS encoding glycosyltransferase family 4 protein — encoded protein: MRITFVLPVASLEGGVRVVAEYAHRLSTRGHDVTVVSLGMHPSPPLARRAKDQIKNVLYGNWGALLPQPLPTPGPSHVDALGSMHVRLPHGGPIREHDVPDADVVVATWWQTVPWVAMFPPTKGRKVHFIQHDERVMMATPETRAEAGRVTWQTPDFARVTVASWISDVGRDEYGSESTVVSNAVSRELFDAPQRDLGQPPTVGFMDSRVAFKGADIAAQAVTQMRKALPDLKVVTFGVHDREEGHTPDWASYQRRPAQETIAEIYRSCDAWLFASRCEGFGLPILEAMACRAPVVGTPAGAAPDLVTSDNGRLVAMEDPAAMAEAALEVVTQPADAWRRMSDAAYATANQHDWAAATDAFERFLADVANDP